One genomic window of Corynebacterium pseudotuberculosis includes the following:
- a CDS encoding ribonuclease HII gives MLLPEPQRVKIRKLKHLRTFEGTLEKWGLGPVAGIDEAGRGSCCGPITIAACILPSRPIAALATLTDSKKLSSRMREELYPLIKKYAVAWSILHISASEIDRYGIQHANISGMRRAIALLSKQPGYVLIDAMRVPGLTCPSLPIIGGDTAARCIAAASVLAKQSRDELMIDLDREYPGYGLGDHKGYGTKSHIDAVRRHGGTPEHRYSYANVKAAHEEWAAKNKAVIGR, from the coding sequence ATTCTTTTGCCTGAACCTCAAAGGGTTAAAATCCGTAAGCTCAAACACCTCCGGACATTTGAAGGAACGCTAGAAAAATGGGGTTTGGGCCCGGTCGCCGGGATAGATGAAGCTGGACGTGGTTCTTGTTGTGGTCCAATTACGATTGCCGCATGCATTTTGCCTTCCCGGCCGATCGCAGCGCTAGCTACTTTGACAGACTCTAAGAAGCTCTCTTCCCGAATGCGGGAGGAGCTCTACCCTCTTATTAAAAAATATGCTGTGGCCTGGTCGATACTGCATATCTCGGCTTCGGAAATTGATAGATATGGCATCCAGCATGCCAATATTTCAGGTATGAGAAGGGCTATTGCTTTGTTATCGAAGCAACCCGGATATGTGCTTATCGACGCCATGCGTGTTCCGGGTCTTACCTGCCCATCTCTGCCCATTATCGGTGGTGATACTGCTGCGCGTTGTATCGCTGCTGCCAGTGTTTTGGCCAAACAATCTCGTGATGAGCTGATGATTGATTTGGATAGGGAGTATCCGGGATATGGTTTGGGGGATCACAAAGGATATGGGACTAAGTCTCATATAGATGCGGTGCGCCGCCACGGGGGAACACCGGAGCACCGTTATAGTTATGCCAATGTGAAGGCTGCGCATGAGGAATGGGCTGCCAAGAATAAAGCAGTAATCGGGAGGTAA
- a CDS encoding DNA-processing protein DprA, whose amino-acid sequence MNDRLKAWAYLSRVCEGPNRELQRLLRQGVDAERIAYAIKKRETWLGSALLRATQARYECDSAQEDLKRIVDLGGRLITAEDDEWPRHLFNSAFGFAESGKSDHNRSYQEDAVMPHALWVVGRNLSECIQQSVSVVGTRAVSRYGRDATKLLVSGLVDHQYSIISGGALGVDTQAHTETLNRSGTTVVVAARGLDKAYPSSNAGLFRAVMQRGCIVSEYAPGLSPHRHRFLTRNRLVAALSLGTVVVEAAWRSGALNTLSWASALGRVAMAVPGPITTVGSLGCHERIRNHEAELVCSADEVRALISKIGEIDVNEQYEISFAPNAVQKLSRNELRIYDSLGAEPEVTEVIARRSGVSIGLAVHLLLELSNKGMVQREGAGWQRKVLFNGK is encoded by the coding sequence ATGAATGACCGTTTGAAAGCATGGGCGTATTTATCGCGAGTATGTGAAGGGCCTAACCGGGAACTTCAACGATTGCTACGGCAAGGAGTAGATGCAGAGCGAATAGCCTATGCAATAAAGAAACGTGAAACTTGGCTTGGATCGGCGCTTTTACGAGCCACACAAGCGCGATATGAATGCGATAGTGCACAAGAGGACCTAAAGCGGATTGTAGATCTTGGTGGCCGACTTATTACCGCAGAAGACGATGAATGGCCCCGACATCTTTTTAATAGTGCGTTTGGCTTTGCAGAATCTGGAAAGAGCGACCACAACCGTTCGTATCAAGAGGATGCGGTGATGCCACATGCCTTATGGGTTGTGGGAAGGAACCTATCAGAGTGTATTCAGCAATCAGTTTCTGTGGTGGGAACACGTGCAGTAAGTAGGTATGGAAGAGATGCGACGAAGCTTCTGGTGTCAGGGTTGGTAGATCATCAGTATTCGATTATCTCCGGTGGCGCCTTGGGGGTAGATACACAAGCCCATACAGAAACGCTTAATCGATCCGGGACTACGGTCGTGGTGGCAGCTAGAGGACTGGACAAAGCGTATCCATCGAGCAACGCAGGGCTGTTTCGTGCAGTCATGCAAAGAGGCTGCATAGTGAGCGAATATGCGCCAGGTTTGTCTCCCCACCGACATCGCTTTCTTACCCGTAATAGGTTGGTGGCGGCTTTATCTTTGGGAACAGTTGTCGTAGAGGCAGCGTGGCGTTCCGGGGCGCTAAATACACTGAGCTGGGCGAGTGCCTTAGGCCGCGTAGCTATGGCTGTGCCGGGGCCGATTACTACAGTTGGCTCCCTCGGGTGCCATGAAAGAATACGTAACCATGAGGCTGAATTAGTTTGCAGCGCAGACGAGGTTCGTGCCTTAATCTCTAAAATCGGAGAGATCGACGTTAACGAGCAATATGAGATATCGTTCGCTCCTAACGCAGTTCAGAAATTGAGCAGGAACGAGCTACGGATTTATGATTCCTTAGGGGCAGAGCCCGAGGTAACAGAAGTTATAGCTAGGCGCTCTGGCGTCTCTATTGGTTTAGCCGTCCATTTATTACTTGAGCTATCAAATAAGGGAATGGTGCAAAGGGAAGGCGCCGGCTGGCAACGTAAGGTGCTTTTTAATGGCAAGTAG
- a CDS encoding tyrosine recombinase XerC, with product MAQMSALIDDFIEHLELVSGRSPATLKGYRSDLNTFAMRKPELKDFTLDNLRDWLGEAVAEGKTRATLARRVAAARSMSSWLLKQGYIETDMAARLVAPKVGRHLPKVLAAGQAESVVEHPASKTEAEFARDRAVLELLYATGIRVSELCGINLEDIDWRRKTLKVLGKGDKQRVVPFGQAACDALTHWIETGRPAMCKDQSEAALFLGVRGGRLDPRQVRRLVDAAGKEAGISGLGPHSVRHTAATHMLDGGADLRIVQELLGHSSLNTTQIYTHVSSQRLKEAFKRSHPRA from the coding sequence ATGGCACAGATGTCAGCACTGATAGACGATTTTATTGAGCATTTGGAACTCGTATCAGGTAGGTCTCCCGCTACGCTTAAAGGTTACCGCAGTGACCTGAATACTTTTGCCATGCGAAAACCGGAGCTGAAGGACTTTACTCTGGATAACTTGCGAGACTGGCTGGGGGAAGCCGTAGCAGAAGGAAAAACGCGTGCGACACTTGCGCGCCGGGTGGCGGCGGCTAGATCGATGAGTTCATGGCTGCTTAAACAGGGATATATTGAAACTGACATGGCCGCTAGACTGGTTGCTCCGAAAGTCGGTAGGCATCTTCCTAAGGTACTGGCGGCAGGTCAGGCGGAGTCGGTGGTTGAGCATCCGGCGTCAAAAACGGAAGCGGAGTTTGCGCGAGATCGGGCTGTTCTTGAGCTGTTGTATGCAACCGGGATTCGGGTGTCAGAGCTGTGTGGTATCAATCTTGAAGATATTGATTGGCGTCGAAAAACTCTTAAAGTGCTAGGTAAGGGCGATAAGCAGCGGGTCGTTCCCTTTGGTCAGGCGGCGTGTGATGCATTGACCCATTGGATAGAAACTGGACGGCCTGCCATGTGTAAAGATCAATCTGAGGCAGCATTGTTCTTGGGGGTTCGGGGCGGGCGATTAGATCCGCGCCAAGTTCGTAGGCTTGTCGACGCGGCTGGTAAGGAAGCCGGAATCTCGGGATTGGGGCCTCACTCGGTGCGTCATACTGCTGCCACCCATATGCTTGACGGTGGCGCTGACCTTCGAATTGTGCAAGAGTTGCTTGGCCATTCCTCGTTGAATACTACGCAAATTTACACACACGTGAGTTCCCAGCGACTTAAAGAGGCATTTAAGAGATCGCATCCGCGGGCATGA
- a CDS encoding YifB family Mg chelatase-like AAA ATPase, which yields MTATSNHVPMHIQRRKHFSIGKEGERIAAQWYQARGYEVVDCNAQFTVGELDLVLESPDGCLVFVEVKTRSTPFYGLGEAITAKNSEKCVKRHTCGYKIKGGSIFVLMRLLSVSPGILLRKLPVMRGLIAVLVRTFSAAISGVTGYVVAVEVNIGPGLPGTYVVGLADAAIAESRDRMKTAAQNSGLAWPKTKVIVSLSPASLKKSGSQIDLAMCMGILCAADKDILASQRLQSTMLLGEVALDGEIRPVSGVLPALIAARDQGIKTAVIPVGNAEETKAITSISDIKVMVAPNISAVLEWLRGADNLQKVGEISTRIEGDTRSIVNEKDLSDVVGQPEAKRAAEIAAAGGHNLFMIGPPGSGKSMIAERIPTILPQLNAEELLEAMAVHSVVGKPFRALVAQAPFVAPHHSVSRAALLGGGVGNMRPGAVSLAHTGVLFLDEVSEIPARILDCLRTPMEEGCVRLIRAHQEIRFPARFQLVLAANPCRCAADDPAQCRCTSTVRRNYLNNLSGPLRDRIDIIVRTRSKGPLLSDGCEEPSSAVAQRVLAARERARFRWQKAGYSAQTNADMNPHVLRREFPADSAGMALLAAYLSDGTISHRGADRALKMAWTLSDLEGTAIPDLGHVAQALELRDVKTIEALA from the coding sequence ATGACAGCCACTTCTAACCATGTGCCTATGCATATACAGCGCCGAAAGCATTTCTCAATAGGGAAAGAAGGCGAAAGAATTGCCGCACAGTGGTACCAAGCCAGGGGATATGAAGTAGTGGATTGTAATGCACAATTCACAGTAGGAGAACTTGACTTGGTGCTTGAGTCCCCAGACGGATGTCTTGTTTTTGTTGAAGTAAAAACTCGCTCTACACCTTTTTATGGTCTAGGGGAAGCTATTACGGCTAAAAACTCCGAAAAATGCGTAAAGCGGCATACCTGTGGTTACAAGATAAAAGGTGGTTCGATATTCGTTTTGATGCGATTGTTATCTGTATCTCCAGGGATTCTTCTGCGCAAATTACCTGTTATGAGGGGATTGATCGCGGTGCTTGTTAGAACTTTTTCCGCAGCTATCTCGGGAGTAACTGGTTATGTTGTTGCCGTAGAAGTAAATATAGGTCCAGGGCTTCCAGGCACTTATGTAGTAGGGCTCGCGGATGCTGCGATTGCAGAATCCCGAGATCGTATGAAAACAGCTGCGCAGAATTCAGGGTTAGCATGGCCGAAAACAAAAGTGATTGTTAGTTTATCTCCGGCTTCGTTGAAGAAATCTGGCTCTCAGATCGATTTAGCTATGTGCATGGGGATCTTATGTGCAGCGGATAAAGACATATTGGCATCGCAGAGACTCCAGTCCACGATGCTGCTCGGGGAAGTCGCGTTAGATGGTGAAATCAGGCCTGTCTCTGGCGTGTTGCCAGCACTGATCGCTGCGCGTGATCAAGGGATTAAGACAGCTGTTATACCGGTTGGGAATGCTGAAGAAACGAAAGCCATAACAAGTATTTCAGATATTAAAGTGATGGTTGCTCCCAATATCTCCGCAGTCCTTGAATGGCTAAGAGGCGCAGATAATCTGCAAAAGGTGGGAGAAATCAGCACTCGTATAGAGGGGGATACGCGTTCGATTGTTAATGAAAAAGATTTGTCGGATGTAGTGGGGCAGCCTGAGGCTAAACGCGCTGCAGAAATAGCGGCGGCGGGCGGACATAATCTGTTCATGATTGGCCCACCTGGGAGCGGAAAATCGATGATCGCTGAACGGATTCCCACCATTCTTCCGCAACTAAATGCTGAAGAATTGCTAGAGGCGATGGCTGTGCATTCAGTGGTCGGAAAACCGTTTCGGGCCCTTGTCGCGCAGGCGCCTTTTGTTGCTCCACATCATTCTGTAAGCCGGGCTGCTCTTTTAGGTGGAGGCGTAGGAAACATGCGACCTGGAGCAGTAAGCCTTGCTCACACAGGTGTTCTTTTCCTAGATGAGGTAAGCGAGATTCCAGCTCGAATACTGGATTGTCTTCGCACTCCCATGGAAGAAGGATGCGTTCGACTTATTCGAGCGCACCAAGAAATACGATTTCCGGCAAGGTTTCAGCTCGTACTAGCAGCTAATCCATGCCGCTGTGCAGCCGATGATCCCGCCCAGTGTAGATGCACCTCTACTGTACGAAGAAATTATCTTAATAACTTATCGGGCCCATTGCGGGACCGGATCGATATCATTGTTCGCACGCGATCAAAAGGACCGTTGTTGTCTGACGGATGTGAGGAGCCTAGTTCCGCAGTTGCTCAGCGGGTGTTAGCTGCCCGAGAACGAGCGAGATTTCGTTGGCAAAAAGCGGGTTATAGTGCTCAAACGAATGCGGACATGAATCCACACGTGTTGCGTCGAGAATTTCCAGCAGATTCCGCAGGTATGGCGCTTTTAGCGGCATATCTTAGCGACGGAACTATAAGTCATCGAGGTGCAGATAGAGCATTAAAGATGGCGTGGACGCTTAGCGACTTAGAAGGCACAGCTATCCCTGATCTGGGGCATGTAGCGCAAGCACTGGAATTACGCGATGTTAAAACAATAGAGGCATTGGCATGA
- a CDS encoding DUF2469 domain-containing protein yields MGAEELDNYEAEVELSLYREYRDVVSQFSYVVETERRFYLANAVELIPHTQGSDVYYEVRMSDAWVWDMYRSARFVRYVRVITYKDVNIEELDKPDFVMPD; encoded by the coding sequence ATGGGTGCAGAAGAACTCGACAACTACGAGGCTGAGGTAGAGCTGTCACTGTATCGTGAGTACCGAGATGTGGTTAGTCAGTTTTCCTATGTAGTGGAAACAGAACGGCGATTTTACCTTGCCAATGCAGTTGAGCTAATTCCTCATACGCAAGGCTCTGATGTTTACTATGAGGTCAGAATGTCTGATGCCTGGGTATGGGATATGTACCGTTCCGCAAGATTCGTGCGTTATGTCAGAGTCATTACTTATAAAGACGTAAACATTGAAGAACTCGACAAGCCTGATTTTGTCATGCCGGATTAA
- the tsf gene encoding translation elongation factor Ts has protein sequence MANYTAADVKKLREITGSGMLDCKKALEETNGDFDKAVEVLRIKGAKDVGKRAERNATEGLIAVSGNTMVEINSETDFVAKNAEFKEFAQKVADAAAAVKANSAEELAAADVDGKSAADAIQELSAKIGEKLELRRAATLEAENLSVYLHQRSADLPPAVGVMVAYTGEGDAAKQAAHAAAMQVAALKAAYLTREDVPAEVVEKERSIAEQITREEGKPEQAIPKIVEGRLNGFYKDVCLVEQASVADSKKTVKQVMDEAGVTLTGFVRYEVGQH, from the coding sequence ATGGCGAACTACACTGCTGCAGACGTAAAGAAGCTCCGCGAGATCACCGGTTCCGGCATGCTTGACTGCAAGAAGGCTTTGGAAGAAACCAACGGCGATTTTGATAAGGCTGTTGAGGTCCTTCGTATTAAAGGCGCTAAGGACGTCGGAAAGCGTGCTGAGCGTAACGCTACCGAGGGTCTGATTGCGGTTTCTGGTAATACAATGGTCGAGATCAACTCTGAGACTGACTTTGTTGCTAAGAACGCTGAGTTTAAAGAGTTCGCACAGAAGGTTGCAGACGCTGCAGCCGCTGTTAAGGCCAACTCTGCTGAAGAGCTTGCTGCTGCTGACGTTGATGGGAAGTCTGCTGCTGACGCTATCCAGGAACTCTCCGCAAAGATCGGTGAGAAGCTAGAGCTTCGTCGCGCCGCAACCTTGGAAGCTGAGAACCTTTCTGTTTACTTGCACCAGCGTTCTGCTGACCTTCCCCCTGCCGTGGGCGTTATGGTTGCATATACCGGCGAAGGTGATGCTGCTAAGCAGGCAGCACATGCTGCAGCTATGCAGGTTGCTGCTCTTAAGGCCGCATACCTGACCCGTGAGGATGTACCTGCTGAGGTCGTGGAGAAGGAGCGTTCCATCGCTGAGCAGATCACTCGCGAGGAAGGGAAGCCTGAGCAGGCTATCCCGAAAATTGTTGAGGGTCGCCTCAATGGATTCTACAAGGATGTTTGCCTTGTAGAGCAGGCTTCCGTTGCAGATAGCAAGAAGACTGTTAAGCAGGTCATGGATGAGGCTGGCGTTACTCTGACCGGTTTTGTTCGTTACGAGGTAGGCCAGCACTAA
- the lepB gene encoding signal peptidase I, with protein MRTDAMDRDAKADSAEDKKPLPWFVEIPLVVVVTLLVITMLQTFVGRVYMIPSQSMEPTLHGCAGCTGDRIFVDKVSYHFSDPKPGDVIVFEGTDSWNSSFVSQRSQNSLVRGLQNVGAFVGLVAPDENDLVKRIIATGGQTVQCLEGDEGIKVNGKVVDSSYIQNPPAYPVDPATGSDACGGFYFGPVTVPADSYFMMGDNRTNSMDSRYHIGDQFQGTIPRDHIKGKVQFKIFPFDRIGSVEDYDIQGQGN; from the coding sequence ATGCGCACTGACGCGATGGATCGAGATGCAAAGGCTGATTCTGCTGAAGATAAGAAGCCGTTGCCCTGGTTCGTAGAGATACCACTTGTTGTCGTAGTGACGTTGTTAGTTATTACAATGCTGCAAACCTTCGTGGGGCGCGTTTATATGATTCCTAGCCAGTCAATGGAACCAACGCTGCACGGATGTGCTGGTTGTACAGGGGATCGCATTTTTGTGGATAAAGTGAGTTATCACTTCAGCGATCCAAAACCTGGAGACGTTATTGTCTTTGAAGGGACGGATTCCTGGAACTCTTCTTTTGTCTCACAAAGATCCCAGAATTCTCTAGTGCGCGGACTGCAAAATGTAGGTGCATTTGTTGGACTCGTCGCTCCAGATGAGAATGATTTGGTGAAACGAATCATTGCAACCGGGGGGCAGACCGTGCAGTGTTTGGAAGGCGATGAGGGGATTAAAGTAAACGGAAAAGTGGTTGACTCTTCCTACATTCAGAATCCTCCGGCTTATCCCGTGGACCCAGCGACTGGTTCCGATGCGTGTGGTGGGTTCTATTTTGGACCCGTTACTGTTCCCGCAGACAGTTATTTCATGATGGGAGATAACCGAACAAACTCGATGGATTCTCGTTATCACATTGGCGATCAGTTCCAAGGAACTATTCCGCGCGATCACATCAAAGGCAAGGTTCAGTTTAAGATCTTCCCGTTCGATCGAATCGGCAGTGTAGAGGATTACGATATTCAAGGACAAGGAAACTAG
- the rpsB gene encoding 30S ribosomal protein S2: MAVVTMRELLDAGVHFGHQTRRWNPKMRRFIFTDRNGIYIIDLQQTLTFINEAYEFVKETVAHGGTILYVGTKKQAQESVKNEAERVGMPYVNHRWLGGMLTNFQTVSKRLHRMKELQAMDAAENGYDGRTKKEVLMLTRERTKLERVLGGIADMNKIPSAMWVIDTNKEHIAVSEAHKLNIPVVAILDTNCDPDVVNFPVPGNDDAIRSIDVLTRVISSAVIEGKKAREERALAAAKEAAGDANKTEVAAKVEATEEVAAKVEAPAEVAAEAEAK, from the coding sequence ATGGCAGTTGTAACCATGCGAGAGCTTCTCGATGCTGGCGTCCACTTTGGGCACCAGACCCGCCGTTGGAATCCAAAGATGCGTCGTTTCATCTTCACCGACCGTAACGGCATCTACATCATCGACTTGCAGCAGACTCTGACCTTTATCAACGAGGCTTATGAGTTTGTTAAAGAGACTGTTGCTCACGGTGGCACCATCCTTTACGTTGGCACCAAGAAGCAGGCTCAGGAGTCTGTCAAGAACGAAGCTGAGCGCGTTGGTATGCCTTACGTTAACCACCGCTGGCTTGGTGGTATGTTGACTAACTTCCAGACTGTTTCCAAGCGTCTGCACCGTATGAAGGAATTGCAGGCTATGGATGCGGCTGAGAACGGCTATGATGGCCGTACCAAGAAGGAAGTTCTCATGCTTACTCGTGAGCGCACCAAACTTGAGCGCGTTCTTGGCGGTATTGCAGACATGAACAAGATTCCTTCTGCAATGTGGGTCATCGACACCAACAAGGAGCACATTGCTGTTTCTGAGGCTCACAAGTTGAACATTCCTGTTGTTGCGATCCTTGACACCAACTGTGACCCGGATGTTGTTAACTTCCCGGTTCCAGGTAACGATGACGCTATCCGCTCCATCGACGTCCTTACCCGTGTTATCTCCAGCGCTGTTATTGAAGGTAAGAAGGCTCGTGAAGAGCGCGCTCTTGCTGCAGCGAAGGAAGCCGCCGGTGACGCAAACAAGACTGAGGTTGCCGCCAAAGTAGAAGCAACTGAAGAAGTTGCAGCAAAGGTTGAGGCACCTGCAGAGGTCGCAGCTGAGGCTGAGGCTAAGTAA
- a CDS encoding M23 family metallopeptidase yields the protein MTLFHLRLPNTAKGKKFSVKLAVLVITFTAIASTPPVAYGYIDPASGNRSAQRVLKGFKKPEYNWLPGHRGVDLELSVGANVLAAESGIVAFSGTVARTPTISIDHPDGIRTTYQPVFTSLRKGDSVRIGDVIGQLAPSTDGNAGLHWGAFTGNYEYINPLSLLDAPTIRLKPLAGLPNLMPADAIS from the coding sequence ATGACGCTTTTTCATTTACGCCTCCCCAACACAGCAAAAGGAAAAAAATTTTCTGTCAAACTAGCCGTTCTTGTCATTACTTTTACCGCGATCGCCTCCACCCCTCCCGTAGCATATGGTTATATAGATCCAGCCTCTGGAAACAGATCAGCGCAAAGGGTCCTCAAAGGTTTTAAAAAACCCGAATATAACTGGCTTCCGGGCCACCGCGGCGTAGATCTCGAATTAAGCGTAGGAGCAAACGTACTTGCCGCCGAGTCAGGGATAGTTGCATTTTCTGGCACAGTAGCCAGAACTCCAACAATATCTATCGACCACCCCGATGGGATACGGACAACTTATCAACCAGTGTTTACGTCCCTAAGAAAAGGCGACTCAGTACGTATCGGAGACGTTATTGGGCAATTAGCACCCAGCACCGACGGCAATGCCGGACTCCATTGGGGCGCTTTTACAGGAAACTATGAATACATAAATCCTTTATCGCTTCTCGACGCCCCCACAATCCGACTCAAACCCCTCGCGGGCTTACCTAATCTCATGCCCGCGGATGCGATCTCTTAA